One Homo sapiens chromosome 3, GRCh38.p14 Primary Assembly genomic window carries:
- the POMGNT2 gene encoding protein O-linked-mannose beta-1,4-N-acetylglucosaminyltransferase 2 isoform X1, protein MHLSAVFNALLVSVLAAVLWKHVRLREHAATLEEELALSRQATEPAPALRIDYPKALQILMEGGTHMVCTGRTHTDRICRFKWLCYSNEAEEFIFFHGNTSVMLPNLGSRRFQPALLDLSTVEDHNTQYFNFVELPAAALRFMPKPVFVPDVALIANRFNPDNLMHVFHDDLLPLFYTLRQFPGLAHEARLFFMEGWGEGAHFDLYKLLSPKQPLLRAQLKTLGRLLCFSHAFVGLSKITTWYQYGFVQPQGPKANILVSGNEIRQFARFMTEKLNVSHTGVPLGEEYILVFSRTQNRLILNEAELLLALAQEFQMKTVTVSLEDHTFADVVRLVSNASMLVSMHGAQLVTTLFLPRGATVVELFPYAVNPDHYTPYKTLAMLPGMDLQYVAWRNMMPENTVTHPERPWDQGGITHLDRAEQARILQSREVPRHLCCRNPEWLFRIYQDTKVDIPSLIQTIRRVVKGRPGPRKQKWTVGLYPGKVREARCQASVHGASEARLTVSWQIPWNLKYLKVREVKYEVWLQEQGENTYVPYILALQNHTFTENIKPFTTYLVWVRCIFNKILLGPFADVLVCNT, encoded by the coding sequence ATGCACCTCTCGGCGGTGTTCAACGCCCTCCTGGTGTCGGTGCTGGCAGCGGTCCTGTGGAAGCATGTGCGGCTGCGTGAGCATGCAGCCACACTGGAGGAGGAGCTGGCCCTCAGCCGACAGGCCACAGAGCCAGCCCCAGCACTGAGGATCGACTACCCGAAGGCACTGCAGATCCTGATGGAGGGCGGCACACACATGGTGTGCACGGGCCGCACGCACACAGACCGCATCTGCCGCTTCAAGTGGCTCTGCTACTCCAACGAGGCTGAGGAGTTCATCTTCTTCCATGGCAACACCTCTGTCATGCTGCCCAACCTGGGCTCCCGGCGCTTCCAGCCAGCCCTGCTCGACCTATCCACCGTGGAGGACCACAACACTCAGTACTTCAACTTCGTGGAGCTGCCTGCTGCTGCCCTGCGCTTCATGCCCAAGCCGGTGTTCGTGCCAGACGTGGCCCTCATCGCCAACCGCTTCAACCCCGACAACCTCATGCACGTCTTTCATGACGACCTGCTGCCACTCTTCTACACCCTGCGGCAGTTTCCCGGCCTGGCCCACGAGGCACGGCTCTTCTTCATGGAGGGCTGGGGCGAGGGTGCACACTTCGACCTCTACAAGCTGCTCAGCCCCAAGCAGCCTCTCCTGCGGGCACAGCTGAAGACCCTGGGCCGGCTGCTGTGCTTCTCCCATGCTTTTGTGGGCCTCTCCAAGATCACTACCTGGTACCAGTATGGCTTTGTGCAGCCCCAGGGCCCGAAGGCCAACATCCTCGTCTCAGGCAATGAGATCCGGCAGTTTGCACGGTTCATGACAGAAAAGCTGAACGTGAGCCACACAGGAGTCCCCCTAGGCGAGGAGTACATTCTGGTCTTTAGCCGAACCCAGAACAGACTCATTCTGAATGAGGCAGAGCTGCTGCTGGCACtggcccaggagttccagatgaaGACAGTGACAGTGTCCCTGGAGGACCACACCTTTGCTGATGTCGTGCGGCTGGTCAGCAATGCCTCCATGCTGGTCAGCATGCATGGGGCCCAGCTGGTCACCACCCTCTTCCTGCCCCGTGGGGCAACTGTGGTAGAGCTCTTCCCATATGCTGTCAATCCCGACCACTACACTCCCTATAAGACGCTGGCCATGCTGCCTGGCATGGACCTCCAGTATGTAGCCTGGCGGAACATGATGCCAGAGAACACAGTCACACACCCTGAGCGGCCCTGGGATCAGGGGGGCATCACCCATCTGGACCGGGCTGAGCAAGCCCGTATCCTGCAAAGCCGTGAGGTCCCACGGCATCTCTGTTGCCGGAACCCCGAGTGGCTCTTCCGAATCTACCAGGACACCAAGGTGGACATCCCGTCCCTCATTCAAACCATACGGCGCGTGGTGAAGGGCCGGCCAGGACCACGGAAGCAGAAGTGGACAGTCGGCCTATATCCAGGCAAGGTGCGGGAGGCACGGTGCCAGGCGTCAGTGCATGGCGCCTCCGAGGCCCGCCTCACTGTCTCCTGGCAGATCCCATGGAACCTTAAATACCTGAAGGTGAGGGAGGTGAAGTACGAGGTGTGGCTGCAGGAGCAGGGGGAGAACACCTACGTGCCTTACATCCTGGCTCTGCAGAACCACACCTTCACTGAGAACATCAAGCCCTTCACCACCTACCTGGTGTGGGTCCGCTGCATCTTCAACAAGATCCTCCTGGGACCCTTTGCAGATGTGCTGGTGTGCAACACGTAG